AGACCCGCGCCCGCTTCGGCTTCAGCGCCGCCCCCGGCACCACCGACGACGGCCGCATGCGCCGCATCACCCAGCACCTCCCCCCGGAGTACGCCTCCCGCCTCTTCACCGCCCAGGAGGCCGGCGCCAACGAGGCCCAGCTCCGCAACATCGCCGCCGAAGGACTCCAGGAGATCTACTTCAAGGACCACGGCGCCCGGGCCCAGGGCCTCCTGGTCGAGTTCACCGACATCGACTACGTCGAGCTCAACTTCTGACCGCTCGTTCGAAGGTCGCCGGACCGGATCCCGCCAGGAAGCCCCCTCGGAAGCCCGCCCGGTGGAGACGCCCGGCGGACGAGGCCCTGCAGTCCGTGGAGCCACCCTGGTGGCCCGTCAGGCCGCCACGCCCGCACCCTTCGCCCAGAGCGCGCAGATCGCACTGGTCAACGGTGGTGCGGGCATCGTCGCCCATGTTGACGGCGGCACCCGGATCATGCGGTTCACCCTCCGGAACACCCACTTCACGGAGTTCTCAGCGATCATGGCCCCGGCCTCCCCGGCAGACCTCGACCTCCACGTCCTGCAGAACGGAGCGCGCGGATCCCGCCACAAGGGTGCGGTGAGCCGGACAGCCGGCGTCCACCCCACCACGCTCCCCAACCTTGGGCCACCCCAGACCCCTCTCCCCCCGCAAACCCCTCCACGCCCCCCTGAGACCCCCGGACACCACAAAGGGCCCCGGGGATGCCCCGAGGCCCTCACAAGCCCCTGAGAACCCCTCAGAAGCCCTTCAACGCCACACAATCAGCCAACAGCGTGCAGTGCCCTACGCCGCTTCGACTCCGCCGCCTTCTTCGCGACGGCCTGGGCCGCCCGCTTCTTGCGCTGCTCGGCGAGCTGGTCCTGATACGCCGCCACCGCCCGGTGGTAGCTGGCCACATAGCCCCGCGCGTCCAGCCGCTCCTCCGCGTCCATCTCGTTCACGGCCGCGACCGCGTCCTCGAACGACGTGTACCCGGCCAGCATCGGGTTGATCTGGTAGACCCCGTTGCGGATCTTCCGGACCAACTTCGCCAGCTCCAGGCTCCGCAGCGCGGCGTTCACGCTCGGCCGGCTCAGGTCCAGCATCCCGCCGACCGTCGCCTGGTCGATGAGAATCCGCCCGCCCGGCTCACTGAGCGAACGCAACTTCAGCAGTACGCGGTAGGCCGCCGGCGGAAGGTCGAGGTCGGAGAGAAGCCCGTCGGCGTTGACCGCAGCGAATCGCAAGGTGCTCACTGAGCCGTCCCTTCTCCCGTGCGCTTCGTCCGGCTCACCCGACGCGCAGCGCGCTCTCTTGCCCGTTCGGCCCGCAGTTCCGCGATGGCCTGCCTCATGTGGTCCAGCGAGGGGAAGCGCACCAGGTCCGGCAGACTCGTATCGCTACGGATCTGCGAAATGGTGCCGTGCTGCTCCACCTTCACGAACTCACCCGTCATCTCGGTACCCGGGATGAACTCCGCCACCCGGTAACTGTAGGGCGGGTTGAACTGATACACACCCCGCCGCACCTTGAAGACGATCCCATGAGACATCACCGTGTGCAGAGCTTCCGAGGTCTTCGTCCGGCTGACATCCAGGATGGTAGCCATCTCCTCCTGGGTAAGTGGAATCCGCCCCCCCGCCCGCTGACAGGCGATGAGCAGCAGGATCAGCCGCAGGGGCAGCGCTTCCCGGAAGTACTGGGCGATCACCAGGAAGAACTCGAGACTGTCCATCGAGAACGCATTCGGCTGGTTCTCGGTCCCGTAGAACTCCAACGGCTTGCGCTCGCCGTCCAGAGTCAGCTTCCGCGTCGGGTACCGCTTCGCGAGGCTGTCCAGGTCCTTCACCGGAGCCAGCGGCTGACTCCACGCAGAGATCGCGTCGTCCACCGGCAGATCGGGACGCGGGGTCCCTACCGGATTGCCCCGGCGGCGCTGTGGCTCTGATGACACGAGGCTGCTCTCCACTCCGTTGATCTGCGGAGATCAGTATGTCAACAAGGGTGACACAAGTGTCACGCTCGTTGACGTTCGGCGTGTCTTGTGTCCCCTCACAGGTGACATATCTCAGCCACACCGTTCCGGAGCACCTCCTCCGCCCCCACCGACCAACCCCACCCACCCTGCCACCAGTTCGCCGGCAGATCTCCTCCAATACGTCAGCGGCCCCGACGTTTTAGCGCATTTTACGTCAGCACCACTGACGTTTTGCAGTCGTTGTGTCCCCCTAGCAGCGACACAACCACCGAGATATGTCCCTCCTGGGGGGACATATCTTTTGTACTGCACCCCCTCTGACCTGCGACGACGCATCTCCGTACTTTCTATAGGCCGGTGGTCGCTCCGGTGCGGGCTCTGAACGCCGTCTTCAAAGCTGTTCCGAGACCTCCCCAACCACCAAGAACCAGGGCCCCTCAGGGCCCTGTCAACCGCTGGCAAACCCCTCGCTACCCAGCCACCACCCCGCAGAATCTGACTGATTCCCATCTCTATCCACGTAACATTTTGAATCACACCCGCTGGCTGGGTCTTAA
This Streptomyces sp. NBC_00435 DNA region includes the following protein-coding sequences:
- a CDS encoding MarR family transcriptional regulator produces the protein MSTLRFAAVNADGLLSDLDLPPAAYRVLLKLRSLSEPGGRILIDQATVGGMLDLSRPSVNAALRSLELAKLVRKIRNGVYQINPMLAGYTSFEDAVAAVNEMDAEERLDARGYVASYHRAVAAYQDQLAEQRKKRAAQAVAKKAAESKRRRALHAVG